ATCTATGGTGAACAGGCCCGACAGAATCCTTTCACAAGTGAAGTTTTTAGTCATGGATGAAGCAGATACACTTTTGGATAAATCATGGGTCGAAGACTCTTATTCCACGATAAAGCACATGCAAAACTTAAATCACGTTTTGTTCTGTTCGGCTACTATTCCAAAAGAGTTCCAAAAGACGATCACCAGATTATTCCCTACCGTTGGAGTAATTGCTTCCCCAAATCTTCATAAGATTAATCacaagaatcaaatcaaattaaTTAACGCAGATATGGCCCCATACAAGGGATCAAAGACCAAAGCTCTGGCTCAAATATTATACTCAATTAATAGAGACAACATCGACCCTGGTTTCGAAAAAAGGGTAGTAATTTTCGTGaatgagaaagaaaatgttcCACTTGTCGCAACTAAACTAGCCAACCAATATGGACACGACGTTGTTGCCTTGACCGGTAATGattctgttgaagaacGTCTGGAAAAAATCAAACCTTTCATGGATCCTCCTAAGAAGATGACAACCCGTAAATCAGAAAAAGTGACTACAGAAAACACAGTAACAATGAAGATACCCAACTCAAATATTGtgattgaagaaatacCAGAAGACAATGAAGCATTTGTTGAAAGCACTTTGAAGGTTCTAGTAACGACAGATGTTCTAGCAAGAGGTATAAATTTCAGAGGTTGTCGATACGTTGTTCTATATGATATTCCAAATACTCCGGTGGATTTGGTCCATCGAGTTGGAAGAACAGGAAgaatgaatcaaaaagGGTCTGTATTTATAATTACTGGAAAACGAGTAAAAAATTGGGTCAAAGCTATACcatcaattgtttcaaagaacGTTTCCATTTCCTAGCAAAGCTAACTAATTTATAGATTCTCTTCCACTTGTATATAGAAATCTAAACATGATAAATACTAAAGATCTGTCCAAGAACCTCGATTATTTGCAATCCATGCATGAGATTTAACTTCCGAGAGGGGGATTCTCTTGGAAGGTTCAAATTGCAGCAATCTTACAATGAGATCTCTTGCCTGCGGTGAAACATTTAGTGGGAACTTGAGATCGCACCTCAAAATTCTTCTATATGTCATTTCCTTTGTATCCTCCTCAAAAGGTGGCGATCCAACTAATAGCTCATAAGTTAGAACTCCTAGGGCCCAAACATCTACTTTATTGTTATATTCTCTAGATTTAATGAGCTCTGGTGAAAGGTAATCTATAGTTCCGCATAAAGTCTTCCTCTTTTGTCCATCCTCGTTATATACACTCCAACCGAAATCTGTCAGTTTGATAGTGTTGTTGAAACCAATTAAGATATTCTCCGGTTTTATATCTCTATGCAATATGTTTTTACTATGCATATAATCCAAGGCATTAGCCATTTGATAAACAAAATAGGATGCCAGCGTCTCATTCAAAGGCCCgttattcttcaaaaatttatATAGTTCTCCGTAATAGACATATTCCATAAGTAGATAAACCCGTTTTTCGTCGTAAAAGAATCCATATAGCTGTGTCAGATTTTTATGTTTGAACGAACCCTGAATTTCTACCTCCCTCCTGAACTGTTTCTGAATTGtatattgaacaatttccttcttttccatcGCTTTTAAAGCACAAATTAGCCCCGTTTCCCTATGTTTAACGCAATAAACTTTACCAAACTTACCTTTACCTAAGATCTTACCTATTTCAAAGTCCTGAAGTGTcatgttttcaaacttaTCGTTGTGATCATTCAATATTGGTACGCGGGTACCATGCGCGGTGTTGGGTTTCTTTACCATTAGCGATCTTCTAGGATTGTTGTTCACTGGTCCAGTGCTCAACCTATGATGAGACGAGGTAATCGAGTCTTTTTCATGTGCGTGTCCTCGTGATAAGCTAGGTCGTTTTCCTGCATTACTTAGTCTTATCGATAATAGTTTACTCTGCTGTAACAATGAATGCCTTCTTCCTGTATCACTTGCATCCCTCGATAACGATGGTCTCATGTTCAATATATTAATCTTGATGTCTGATAGTACCGTTGCACATCCGCCGTCGGATCTTGACCTGGCTTTATGACACAGTTTTACACTCTTCAAGGTGACGTTCTTTAACCTGAATCAGAttcatttcattatttACATTTTCCCTCTCCAAAGGTAAACAAACGGAATCCATTATAGtgaagcagaagaagacgTAGAAAGACATAGACCGCGATAGATCTAGTATAAAGCTATAGTTGTCAAGGCTAGGTGATTGCTTTTCACTTTTGTCATTTGTATGATATGCATAATGGGtctttttgattcttgaTGGACTTATCGTGTCCCCGTTCTAGCATGAGTTTTTACTGTAGGCGCTATGTCATGTAGTAATCATGTTTGACCAGAAATAAACTTTCATCATTTAAATTGAATCCATAGTTATCagtgaagaaatttcagTGTATTTAGGGTAGCACGAACTTGGTCGAAGTAATCCGTTGGGAAACTATAGATCAAGAGGAATAAAGAGGCCTCAAATCGGCTCTTTACGCCATGGTAGTGATGATTCAGCTCGCAGATCTtaaggaaaaaaatgaaagttACCCTACCACACGCATTAGCGTAATATTTACGATAGATTACTGATGCACATGAGATGAGCCGTAAACTTCAAGGAGGACAACTATCTTGATCCAGGGGAATGCCTATCAAGTGCTCAAGTTTCGAAAGCTACACGACAAAGATATATTAATAATGGATAAATTGGACCAATTGCTGGCATTTGCCAAGGACAATGGAGTTTCACTTCCACAAAATGTTGGATTTAAGAACGTGGAGGGGAAGGGTATCTGTTGCATTGCTAGTGATGACATAGAGCAAGCTGTCTTTCAATTGCCCAGCCATCTGATAATTACCAAGGATCTTTCGAACAAACACTTTAGAGATCAAGTGAAAAGCAAAGAACATCACAATACATGGTTGAAACTGTTTTTGAGCAAGCTAAAGTTTTCAGATGAGATGATCATTTTggataatgaaaacatcacAAAGCTATTCAGACCATACATTATGGCTTTACCATCACAGGTAGATTCTCCGTTGGGATGGAATCCATCTGAGCTTGCTCTGCTGAATGGGACAAACCTTTACACATCTCTAAAGGAAAAGCTACAATCGATATACGACGAATGGTGGAATGTCATAGAGGGGACTTCTTTTCAAACGCGACAGTACAACATTGAACAGCTCAgtattgatgaaatataCGAGCAAATAACGAGTAAAGTATTTTCTGAGAAGATTTTGgacttcttctcttttccaGCGTTCTTATGGTCTCATCTAATGTTTACTTCAAGAGCGTTCCCAGAGAGAGTAATAAACCCATATTGTGATGAATATAATGTGATATTATTACCAGTATTAGACCTTTTAAACCATGAGAATAGATCAAAGATTCAGTGGTCATGTTCCAGTGAAGGAAGttttatatttgaaaaactcGAACCAGTTTCAAAAGGAACTGAAATATGCAATAATTACGGTGCTAAAGGAAACGAAGAGTTATTATATGGATATGGATTCGTAGTCGATGGGAACGAATTCGATAACCTTGCATTGAAACTCAAGTTGCCTTTACCAGTAGTTGAGAAGATTTTAGCAGATGGTTCTGTATACCTTCCAACATTTGATGACTACACAACTTACGCTTTCGATACAGTAAAGGATACCCGTGGAAACCAGAAAAAGACAAACGATACCAAACCATTGAAAGCCCTGGAAAATTTTGCTGATGGAATCCTTTATTTTATCAATGCTGATCTAGAAAATTTGAAACCGTTAATGGATCTTTTCTCACTTCTGAGTAAAAACGATAATGAAAGTGCACTATCATTAAGATGCCAACTGACAGCACTACAATCGTTGAAGAATgcattgaaacaaaaattgTACCTAATAATTGATGCAGAACCATTGGAATCACAAAAGGATTATGCTACATGTGAATATAGGAAACAATGTGCGGCGATTTACAAATCCGGGCAAATCTCGATTCTAAAGGATTCTATCAATAATATAAAGAGGTTACAAAAACACATACTGACTGCCTACAAACCATATCTAGCAAGCATAAAGAGCATTATGAAACATGACCGGGATTTTCAGAAAGACTATCACGAACTATACGACCAAACCAACAATGCCGCACCGGCAGATTTAAtagatgaatttgaatatgCAGTCGCCTGGTTGATGGTGAGAACTCAAAAGCTCGCACGCAGCAAAGAAGCTTCCGAATACCTCTGGGTACAAGATCAATTTACTAATTACTTCTCACATTACACCGAAGACTCTCAAATTTCTAACGCAGGAAAAAGTCTACATAACTATTTCTTCCCCAATGGTAACGATAGAATCTCAGTGAAAACCATGGACTGTATCGCAACTTTTATCAATAATGAGACGTTCCTCATGGAATCATCCGCTTCGAATTCTGTGCCAGTATTTACAAAGTGCATAGACATCCACTACTCCTAAACACTCGATAAAGATTTTAAGATATTATGACCTCTCCGGCTTGGGTGCCCATTTAATTGCCTGCTGAGTGAGCAATAAcaaaatcacgtgacttcaaatgcaaaaaaagaaaagaataattcGGAACCATCGACTGAACTGGTCTGACATCTTGATTCTATGTAACAGTATGAGTATTTAAACGACAGTTCCAAAATACGTTCCAGTACTCGATTTCGACAGCAAGGTATTTGTCTATTCGGAATAGATTTAATAGAAGCTCAAATCACGCTAACGAGGTTTCGCAGGTTGCTGTTAAGACTTTACTGTTTTTTTCGGGTGTTTGATTCTACTAGTCTTTTTCGCTTACTACACTTTGATCTCTTATTAAGGACACAAATCCATACATCGCAGAATATTAGGCCGACAATGAGTGTGATATCAGATTCTAGCGTAGCTTTGTTTAACAAAATTCCATCTGGTGCGGTACTCTCCGGTGTTGTACTTTGCTATCTGTTATCTGGTGGTAGAGTCTCCATATCTCTAGCTCTAATTATaagcttcttcatcctcaaGAAGCATAGTTTGGAAGTATCTGAGAGTGGTGATGAACTAGAGAATGAAACacccaagaaaaagaagggATGCTGTGGTGGTAAGAATGGTGGATGTTCCAGTAAGAAACTGGACGAATTTGGCATGCcagtgaagaagaacaaggGATGCTGTGGGGGTGCGTGTAAATCCAAGAAGGCGCAAGATCCTGCACCTGTGGTAGAAGTTGGTTACGATAACGAAATAGATTTCACTGATTCTTTTAAAAATTGATATCACCATCTTTAGTTGTTGTATCAATCAATAAGGGGAGGTGGAGCCTCACATATTTCGggggaaaaaaaagaggaCGTGACGTCTGGCCACTTCAATAATTCGGTAAAAGCAGTAATCTTAGAACtcatattcaaaattcAGGGACACATAGGGTACTTTCAATATTGTCTTATTTATTTGTTAACTAATTAATTgtcatttcatttttaattACTGTTATTTTAGTTGTGCCGGATCTGTTCAAACCTATGCATTCTTTATCAACATATTGTGCATATACGAGACATCTATAATTCTGTATAGCTGTGGCCTGTGTTCCGTAATATTCGCAGGAGCGCATCAATATGGCTTAAAAAGATTGAATATCGAAAACGAACTCGATTTATTCGTTTCCACTGAAGGCTTTTTGCGGATTAActgtttttcaaattccGTTTTGAATAGTTCCTCTAGATCGACACCTTTCCTTGCTCGTTCTAGCTCACGGTCTTCAACGAGATAAAGCTTCTGAGTTGGTAAAGGGGCTTGTAAGTTATAACTCCTTAAGCTGCTATTGAGTCTTGGTatatttgatttcaaaaaacTTTTGGTGGACGGGGCCCATGTATCAAAACAATTTTGGAGGAACTGCTCACTACTGGTGCtaattgatttgaagacttCCAATAGATCGCTATTTCCTGTGGAGAAAAGTTTCTTCCTTTGCattcgaagaagaatatcagCTTCAAGTTTTCGCTTGAGTTCTTTTCTAAacatttcaatatctttatCAACACTTCCTTGTTTTTCTATCCAGGGAGGGACAATGTTCTGCCGAACCAAAATGTTGTTCAAGTGATAGTCAGTTCTATCGATATGCGCATGATTGTTTACCACATCAGTTTCTTTACCGTAAAGTGTCTTCACTGATTTGAATTCTCCTTTCTTCATACTTTCCTCAATCCTGGCGTCAGCGATAGATCGcaatttttcaaaggaTCCAATCGGTGTAAATTTCTCAGCATAAAGAGCTCTAAATTCGGAggcttctttcttctctatGTCCTCAGCCGATTTCTTATCTTGCTGATAAATTCCAACCTTATCCTGTGCTTTTTCCAAGCGATCCCGAATTCGTATAGATCTTCTAGTGGATCTAGGTTCATTCATTTCACGTATTGTACTATTATAACTTTTGAAGCCCAAGTTCGAAACAGAACCATGTCCTCCCTTACTTTTTGGCGCGACGTCTAAAAGCATCCTTAAAGAAGTGTCCATTGGATCCTCATCACTAGTCCATGGCTTTCCAGTTGCGATATCTCGTGCATGTTTATTCATATTGTTATGTCCGTCAGTAATAGAAAGCTCCGCCTTGTACTTATCCTTGAAACTAATATCATCTAGATCTTTGTATATCGCGTTGATATCCCTACTCTTGCCATTTGAACCGTGGCTGATCTTCATCAATGGATCATTCTGATCGATAGTATTGCTCTCTAACAAATCCTGTAACCGTCTTTTCATATATCCCCCATCATTACTATAATATAATCGTTGTACTGATCTTTTTATTACAGGTCTCATTCCCAATCCATAGTTGAGTAGTGCGGAGAGCGTTCAATAATATCTCGGCGTGCCTGTTTGAAGTTTTTTTAGGGAAATGTTGCACAATATGTAAAGTATTCGGTATTGGAAGGTTCAGCATTTTTAAGGATTTGTtagatctttcaaatttaaCAAAAACCGATACCTATCATTCCAAGTAACTCACACAAAATAGAACAGTCAAGGAAGCAACAAAACATCGCCATTGCACTGAACTATATTGCAGAGGCACTAGATTAACCATACACAATGTCTGAAGCTCCAGTTCACCAGCGTAAAGTCGCGTTCATACACCCAGATTTAGGAATTGGCGGCGCAGAAAGATTAGTCGTCGATGCTGCCGCTGGCCTACAAAACGCTGGGTATGACGTGACGATTTATACAAGTCATTGCGACAAGTCTCATTGTTTTGAAGAGGTTAAGAATGGTACACTTAAAGTAGAAGTTCGTGGAGACGCATTGCCAACTCATATCTTTGGTAAGTTCTCGATCTTATGCGCCAACTTAAGACAGTTATATTTGACATGGAATCTAATATCTACAGGAAAAATCGAAGAATATGATGTTTATATCGTGGATCAACTATCTTCGTGCGTTCCTTTATTACATTTAAATGCTCCAGACTCAAAAGTGTTGTTTTATTGCCATTTCCCGGATCAATTGCTCGCCAGGCGGGATGGcttattgaagaaactgtATAGAATACCGTTTGACatattggaacaatttACCATGGGTGTAGCAGATACTATTCTAGTTAATTCTAATTTTACAAAGCAGGTATTTGCCAAAACGTTCCAGTCACTAGCCGTTGACCCTAAAGTGGTTTACCCTTGTGTAAACGTAGagcaagaagaaatacttCCTTTAGATAAAGATCTtatgaagaagatcttgaagaacaatgAAAAGTATTATCTATCTATCAACAGATAcgaaaggaaaaaaaacattGAATTGGCTATCACTGCTTTTGCACAATCAAAACAACGTACCTCCCATAAACTATTTATATCTGGAGGTTACGATTTGAATAATTCCGAGAATATCGACTAtctaaaagaattggaaactTTGGCcactgaattgaaattgaagcaCGTTCATCTTTCATATCCAGAATACTCCAAGAGTCCTGACAAGTGTCCATCAAGTAACTTCGCTGATGCTCAAATATTGTTTTTGACTTCTGTGTCATCGTCTCTCAAGGAATTACTATTGCAAAGTACTGAAATGTTGCTATACACTCCTTCTAACGAACACTTTGGAATTGTACCACTCGAGGCTATGAAGTATGGTGTACCTGTTTTGGCAGTAGATACGGGTGGTCCACTAGAAACAGTGGTAGATTACAATGAGACACCTTCTCATATTGATGCAACTGGTTGGTTACGACCATCCGATGCTGATGAATGGTCAAAAGTGTTGGATCAATCCGTAGacatatttgaaaagaatcactCCTTATTCGAAGTTAACGGTCCTAAACGTATTAAGTACTATTTCTCCAGAGAAGCGATGTCCAAAAACTTTGATAATACCATCGACCATATTATTTGGAAGTCAAGAGGAACGCGTTTATGGAGCACATTAGCTCCAGGGCTACTGATGTTCACTGTCCAATATGCTACACTGTTGATAACAGGCGATGCTTCTTGGCCATATTTATTGCTAGCTGCGATTTCTTATTTTGTATTAAGAAGTGTAAAGGCCACTGTGTACTGGATCATCGTTTTCTGTTACCTAAACTATTCAACTTAAAAGCGAAGCCAATCTTAATTTATTATAACGACTTGTGCAaaatatatacacataCCCCTCAAAGTTAAGAGATGAAAAACAGACGTTAACAAGCTATTAAGTTTCTAAATATTACACTAATTAACTCTTCCTCCATATCCATTTACACCAAATTGAACACCAGGTTGATTTGAATTGCTTCGACTTTGAGTATTAACCGGTGAGCCTATTGTTTGCTGCATCAACTTAGAAGCCGTATCTAGTTGAGCACTGGCGTCttccattcttttcttctgcagGAGTTtctgttgctgttgttgcatTATTAGCTGTTGAGTTTGAATATCCCGAGGGGTGATGCCCTGGGTCATCATGGGTTGTTGCCCTGCAGGTTTTCCAGCCTGAACTGACTGTGGAATTTGCATTTGCATTTGAGATAACGATCCGGTAGCACTAGATTGTCGTTGCcgctgttgttgttgctgttgttgctgctgctgctgctgttgttgtttcaaACGTTGGGCCTGTAATATTTGAAGCTGTTCTGGTGTCAAGTTTTGAGGTGATGCGTTAATAGGTTGAGGCGTACGTATACGGAACGTATAATCAGTCGTTCTATCAATGTCAATAAGACCGACCCTTGAGCGGAACGCACCAACTCCAGGGCTCTTAAAGCCTGGTTTTATACTGAAAGCAGACCCAAACATTTCTCTCATTCTGACGTACTTGGTTCTTGATCGTGTAGAAGTCAATACCGTAGTTTCTAACGGTAGTGGGTATGAACGTGAAACACCGTTCAAAACCAGAGTAGTCTCTTCTTCAGGGGACAATTTGGGTAATGACTCATTGACCACTTCATTGCTGCTGGTTTTCCCAGTGTTTTTATCTTTCCCCTTTTGTTTAACTTGTGGATCCTGCTGATTTTGCTGTGCCTTTTGGATTCTAGTCTTGGACGCCGAAGATTTCAACTGGTTGCGTTTCTGATAATCAGCTAATAATATGTCAAATGGCTGTGACCGTCCCTCCACTGCACGTTTCGCTCCCATTGAGTGCGATTTACATGTTAATGATCTACCGCAAACACCACCTTCAGGTAATGGTACACCACACTGTTTATCGAAGTTAACCAGATGTGGCTCTGTCGGGTTTCGCTGTTTTATCTTCCTTTGTTTTCTAGTCGATCCAGAAGGAGTGGAtgatttctgtttctttgaaggtGAATCGAAATTCTCAGGATCTATCGACGAGGATCTCTTATTACTCCCCTTACTTTTAGCAGGAGAAGACATGATATCCTGCGTCTCATTCTTTTTCACAGGCATTTTATCAATACAGTGATTCTCTAAATGATCTATAATAGCTGACACCAATACCGGCTGGTGGCAAGCTGTACAATTCCTATAACGGATATCCTCTTTAGAAACGCCAGATAAAACTTCTGACGGCCTGCTCAAGTATTTTGAACGAATATCCGTGGATGATAAATCCGAACTATTCCCGTTATTCTTAACAATAGACAGTAACTCCTTCCAACCGTTCTTGCTACTTCCTAAATCTTCTAATTGAATGTCTGATCTGATTCCTTTAATCTCTATATTGACACTTGACATGCTCTTGTACCAAAATCAGCcaggtaaaaaaaaaatgatagGGAGAATTACGATGGAAATGATGAATGAATTGAGACAAGCTAACAATGATCAAACTGTCCTTACCTagctttcaaaaataaaccaGAGTCTATCGGTGGTAATGCAAATTGGTGCCTAACTATGGTAAAAATAGCAcgttaaaaaaaaagaatctgGTATGAAGTGAGCCCTCAATATTGATTGTACAAAAGTAACTTTTGTGGCAGGTAAATAACACGTTAGAACTATCTCAAAAGCCTTTtaaaatctttggatcaCCCGCTCTAAATACTTTCAAGCATCTGAATTCATGTATTATCTTATGAAATGTTTCTGTCCATCGGTATGTTATTCCTGTCGAAATCGTCGACTTTCAGAAAGGGAAACTTGAAAGTTCTTacaatcacgtgatatgaCTTAATGGAATGTGTCAATCCCCCACACACCAATTGGTCCGTCGATAATCGAATTGCAAGCTAAATATAACATATTTCAGGATATTAACTTCCTATGGTATGTGTGTTATATAGATTGTCTACGAAATGAAATGACATTTAAATGAAGTGGATTCTTCTTAACAATAAAACGGTTACTTTCAACAAGGTGATATCATGGAATACTGGGACAGTGGCCCATCTTGAGCTAAGGATCCTTTCAGCCACTTCGAATACCCGAAGTCTAAGGTATAGTCTAAAACCTTCAGAGCTATTGAAAATTGGCGGTACAAACGGCACTGCTTTCCGAATGTACTCATCTCGAATTGACACTGAAGCTACCGGATCATCAACGATAATCCCGGTAATGGTCATACTACTGATATATTTGATGTCAATTTCGGAATTGACGGTCCAAAGGTATACGGCAAGGTTGTTTTCTTGCAAGTATGGTAATACagttttcttgaaatcgGGTTTCCAAGAGTTAATGAAATGAAGACTGACACCATGCAACTTGTAGTTGTCATCGCTCAAGGATTTAGAGTATTCGACAAATTTAGTAGCCATCGCTGTGAAGGGTAAGATGGCCACGATCTTGAAACCCTTCAGTGTGGCCGTGGTGACCCCGTATTTGTACCAATCAAGTTGCCACAATCCGAACATCAAACGTTGCCTCCAGAAATCTAAATCATCGACTACTGCTCTCATTTCAAGAATCGCCTTGATTAAAAGAACCTTATCATTTGTAGGCTTGATATCCAACATAAATTTCATTGTAGGGTGTTCTTTTAACCATTGTAAGGCGTCCTTGAATGTCGTTATCCTGATTTCTGGATTTATCTTACTCTTCAACAGTAGTAATTCATCCAAGTTCGTCTCACCTATCACGACATTTTGGTCCCAAACTCTCT
The genomic region above belongs to Kluyveromyces lactis strain NRRL Y-1140 chromosome B complete sequence and contains:
- the SGF73 gene encoding deubiquitination module subunit SGF73 (some similarities with uniprot|P53165 Saccharomyces cerevisiae YGL066W SGF73 SaGa associated Factor 73kDa Probable 73KkDa Subunit of SAGA histone acetyltransferase complex), with translation MSSVNIEIKGIRSDIQLEDLGSSKNGWKELLSIVKNNGNSSDLSSTDIRSKYLSRPSEVLSGVSKEDIRYRNCTACHQPVLVSAIIDHLENHCIDKMPVKKNETQDIMSSPAKSKGSNKRSSSIDPENFDSPSKKQKSSTPSGSTRKQRKIKQRNPTEPHLVNFDKQCGVPLPEGGVCGRSLTCKSHSMGAKRAVEGRSQPFDILLADYQKRNQLKSSASKTRIQKAQQNQQDPQVKQKGKDKNTGKTSSNEVVNESLPKLSPEEETTLVLNGVSRSYPLPLETTVLTSTRSRTKYVRMREMFGSAFSIKPGFKSPGVGAFRSRVGLIDIDRTTDYTFRIRTPQPINASPQNLTPEQLQILQAQRLKQQQQQQQQQQQQQQRQRQSSATGSLSQMQMQIPQSVQAGKPAGQQPMMTQGITPRDIQTQQLIMQQQQQKLLQKKRMEDASAQLDTASKLMQQTIGSPVNTQSRSNSNQPGVQFGVNGYGGRVN
- the RKM1 gene encoding protein-lysine N-methyltransferase (similar to uniprot|Q08961 Saccharomyces cerevisiae YPL208W), which encodes MDKLDQLLAFAKDNGVSLPQNVGFKNVEGKGICCIASDDIEQAVFQLPSHLIITKDLSNKHFRDQVKSKEHHNTWLKLFLSKLKFSDEMIILDNENITKLFRPYIMALPSQVDSPLGWNPSELALLNGTNLYTSLKEKLQSIYDEWWNVIEGTSFQTRQYNIEQLSIDEIYEQITSKVFSEKILDFFSFPAFLWSHLMFTSRAFPERVINPYCDEYNVILLPVLDLLNHENRSKIQWSCSSEGSFIFEKLEPVSKGTEICNNYGAKGNEELLYGYGFVVDGNEFDNLALKLKLPLPVVEKILADGSVYLPTFDDYTTYAFDTVKDTRGNQKKTNDTKPLKALENFADGILYFINADLENLKPLMDLFSLLSKNDNESALSLRCQLTALQSLKNALKQKLYLIIDAEPLESQKDYATCEYRKQCAAIYKSGQISILKDSINNIKRLQKHILTAYKPYLASIKSIMKHDRDFQKDYHELYDQTNNAAPADLIDEFEYAVAWLMVRTQKLARSKEASEYLWVQDQFTNYFSHYTEDSQISNAGKSLHNYFFPNGNDRISVKTMDCIATFINNETFLMESSASNSVPVFTKCIDIHYS
- a CDS encoding uncharacterized protein (no similarity) encodes the protein MSVISDSSVALFNKIPSGAVLSGVVLCYLLSGGRVSISLALIISFFILKKHSLEVSESGDELENETPKKKKGCCGGKNGGCSSKKLDEFGMPVKKNKGCCGGACKSKKAQDPAPVVEVGYDNEIDFTDSFKN
- the IPL1 gene encoding aurora kinase (similar to uniprot|P38991 Saccharomyces cerevisiae YPL209C IPL1 Aurora kinase involved in regulating kinetochore-microtubule attachments associates with Sli5p which stimulates Ipl1p kinase activity and promotes its association with the mitotic spindle potential Cdc28p substrate) — translated: MRPSLSRDASDTGRRHSLLQQSKLLSIRLSNAGKRPSLSRGHAHEKDSITSSHHRLSTGPVNNNPRRSLMVKKPNTAHGTRVPILNDHNDKFENMTLQDFEIGKILGKGKFGKVYCVKHRETGLICALKAMEKKEIVQYTIQKQFRREVEIQGSFKHKNLTQLYGFFYDEKRVYLLMEYVYYGELYKFLKNNGPLNETLASYFVYQMANALDYMHSKNILHRDIKPENILIGFNNTIKLTDFGWSVYNEDGQKRKTLCGTIDYLSPELIKSREYNNKVDVWALGVLTYELLVGSPPFEEDTKEMTYRRILRCDLKFPLNVSPQARDLIVRLLQFEPSKRIPLSEVKSHAWIANNRGSWTDL
- the PGC1 gene encoding phosphatidylglycerol phospholipase (similar to uniprot|Q08959 Saccharomyces cerevisiae YPL206C Endoplasmic reticulum protein of unknown function); this encodes MLQVIGHRGFKAKYPENTLLCYEKAHEAGSEVIETDLQLTKDGKIVMNHDINTERVWDQNVVIGETNLDELLLLKSKINPEIRITTFKDALQWLKEHPTMKFMLDIKPTNDKVLLIKAILEMRAVVDDLDFWRQRLMFGLWQLDWYKYGVTTATLKGFKIVAILPFTAMATKFVEYSKSLSDDNYKLHGVSLHFINSWKPDFKKTVLPYLQENNLAVYLWTVNSEIDIKYISSMTITGIIVDDPVASVSIRDEYIRKAVPFVPPIFNSSEGFRLYLRLRVFEVAERILSSRWATVPVFHDITLLKVTVLLLRRIHFI
- the ALG2 gene encoding GDP-Man:Man(1)GlcNAc(2)-PP-dolichol alpha-1,3-mannosyltransferase (similar to uniprot|P43636 Saccharomyces cerevisiae YGL065C ALG2 Mannosyltransferase mannosylates Man2GlcNAc2-PP-Dol to form Man3GlcNAc2-PP-Dol which is a precursor required for asparagine-linked protein glycosylation), with the translated sequence MSEAPVHQRKVAFIHPDLGIGGAERLVVDAAAGLQNAGYDVTIYTSHCDKSHCFEEVKNGTLKVEVRGDALPTHIFGKFSILCANLRQLYLTWNLISTGKIEEYDVYIVDQLSSCVPLLHLNAPDSKVLFYCHFPDQLLARRDGLLKKLYRIPFDILEQFTMGVADTILVNSNFTKQVFAKTFQSLAVDPKVVYPCVNVEQEEILPLDKDLMKKILKNNEKYYLSINRYERKKNIELAITAFAQSKQRTSHKLFISGGYDLNNSENIDYLKELETLATELKLKHVHLSYPEYSKSPDKCPSSNFADAQILFLTSVSSSLKELLLQSTEMLLYTPSNEHFGIVPLEAMKYGVPVLAVDTGGPLETVVDYNETPSHIDATGWLRPSDADEWSKVLDQSVDIFEKNHSLFEVNGPKRIKYYFSREAMSKNFDNTIDHIIWKSRGTRLWSTLAPGLLMFTVQYATLLITGDASWPYLLLAAISYFVLRSVKATVYWIIVFCYLNYST
- a CDS encoding DUF1992 domain-containing protein (conserved hypothetical protein), yielding MRPVIKRSVQRLYYSNDGGYMKRRLQDLLESNTIDQNDPLMKISHGSNGKSRDINAIYKDLDDISFKDKYKAELSITDGHNNMNKHARDIATGKPWTSDEDPMDTSLRMLLDVAPKSKGGHGSVSNLGFKSYNSTIREMNEPRSTRRSIRIRDRLEKAQDKVGIYQQDKKSAEDIEKKEASEFRALYAEKFTPIGSFEKLRSIADARIEESMKKGEFKSVKTLYGKETDVVNNHAHIDRTDYHLNNILVRQNIVPPWIEKQGSVDKDIEMFRKELKRKLEADILLRMQRKKLFSTGNSDLLEVFKSISTSSEQFLQNCFDTWAPSTKSFLKSNIPRLNSSLRSYNLQAPLPTQKLYLVEDRELERARKGVDLEELFKTEFEKQLIRKKPSVETNKSSSFSIFNLFKPY